CGGCGAGCGCGCGCTCGGCGTCGGCGGGCGCGGGGTAGTCGATCGGGAGGAAGCGGTGGAAGCGGCTCGGGCGCGCCGGGCCGGCGATGCGGTACTCGCCCTCGGGCATGCGCTGGTCGCCCTTCGCGCGCTTCGGGCCCGGTGCGCGCGCGAGGGCCACGGGCAGGCGCAGCTCGCCCCCGCCCGCGCAGGCCGCGACGAGCACGCGCGCCGCCTTGCTCACGACGATGCGTTCGATGCGCTCGCAGGGGAGCGGGATGGGTGCCCGGGCCTCGGGCGCCGGCGGGGCGGGCGGTGGCGCGGGGGCCGGCCGCGCGCAGGCGCCGGTCCAGGCGGCCGCGCCCGCGGCCAGGGCGAGCGCCATCCGACGCCAGGGTCGCGCGCGAAGCATGGGAGCGGAGGCTATACGATCCCGCGATGTCGCGGCCCGTGCTCGCGCTGCTCCTGCCCTGCACGCTGGCGCTGTGCGCGCCGCTGCCGCCCGCGCCACGCCCCGATCTCGCGAAGATCCCCCCGCTCGTGGGCGCGCCGAGCAGCGACCTCGTCGAGCCGGGCGACACGCTCCTCGACGTGGCCTACCGCCACCGGCTCGGCTTCGACCGCGTGGCGCGCCTCAACCCGGAGGTCCACCACTGGATCCCGGAGCCCGGCACCGTCGTGCAGCTCCCGACCGAGCACGTGCTGCCCGACGCGCCGCACGAGGGGCTCGTCGTGAACGTCCCGGAGATGCAGCTCTACGACTACACGGCCGGGCCGGAGCCGGAGGTCTTCGCGATCGCGATCGGCGACCAGATGGACCCCTCGCTCGTGGGCGCGTTCCGGATCGGGCGCAAGCGCGAGCACCCCACCTGGACCGTGCCCGCCTCGATCCGCGCCGAGAAGCCCGAGCTGCCGGCCGTGGTGCCGCCGGGCCCCGAGAACCCCCTCGGCGACCACTGGATGACGATCGGGAGCACGAGCTACGGGATCCACGGCACGAACAACCCGTGGTCGATCGGCCGCGAGGCCACCCACGGCTGCATCCGGCTCTACAACGACGAGGTCGCGCGCCTGTTCGCGCGCACCCGGGAGCGCACCCCCCTGCGGCTCGTCTACCAGACCGTGAAGATCGGCCAGCGCGACGGCACGATCTACGTGGAGGCGCACCCCGACCTCTACGGCCGCGAGCCCGACGCGCTGGCGAGCGCGTACCAGCGCCTCCATGCGCTCGGTCTCGCCGACTCCGTCGATCCGCTGCGCGTGCGCCGGGCGGTCGAGGAGGCGCGCGGGATCCCGGTCGCCGTGGGACGCCTGTAGGCGGCCCCTCCCCCGACCCTACTTCGAGACGCCCTTGCGGAAGATCGCCTCGGAGGTGCGGGCGGCGTCGTCGGCACGGTCGGCGGCGCGCTCGGCCGCGGCCTGGGCGGCCTCGGCGCCGCTGACGGCGCGCTCGGCCGTCGCGCTCACCTCGTCGAGGCGCTGCTCGAGCGTGCTCACGCGTTGCTCGAGGTCCCGGACGCTGCCGCGCGTCGCGCAGCCCCCGAGCAGCGCGAGTGCCACGACGGCGCCGAGCGCCACGCGGACGGTCGATCGGTCCATGCCTCCTCCTTCACGGATCCGCGACCCTCAGTTGTCGAAGCCGGGCAGCTCGCCGGGGGTCGCGGGCGACTCGATCACGCCGAGCGACGCGCCACCGCGGCCGCCGCCGCAGGTGAAGGTGTCGCACGAGAAGCGGTCGAAGGCGGGCGGGCCCGGCGCGTAGAGGACGCCCGGCGGAGCCGGCGCAGCCACGTCGTTCGGCGTGAAGCGGTCCGCGACCGCCGGCAGCGCCGGGCCGGCGCTCACCGCGGGGGGCTCCGGCGTCCAGGCAGGCACCTCGATCTCGTCCGCACGGGCGCTCGTCGCGATCGCGAACGCCACCACGATGCCGGCGATCCAGCTCGTCTTCCGCATGTCCAGCTCTCCTTCTCCCGACCAGCCCGCAACCCTAGAGGTCGGGCTGGTAGTACAAGGTCAGGTAGCCGCCCACGACGTGGCGGTCGTAGTCGAAGACCTCGACGTTCGAGTCGTTGCGGGTGTACTCGTAGCGGAGCGACCCGATCAGCCAGTTCGTGATCGGCCGCTCCACGATCACGTCCGCCTGCCAGACGTTCTCCCGCTTGTCGCCATTGCGCAGGCTGTACTCCACGCCGTTCACGAGGTCGTTCGGGTTCGGGTACGTGGAGGGATGGTCGTAGGGCCGATAGGTGTAGCTGCCCTGGAGGTCGAGCACGACCTGCCACGGGAGCAGCGTCCGCGTGCCGAGCACGAACTCGTGGCCCTGGAAGTCGTACTCCTCGCCCTCGGCGTCGTAGTGGTGCCAGCGGTAGCCGGCCGAGAACTGGGTGCGCAGCTCCTCGACCGGCACCATGTGGTCGAAGCCCACGATCGACCAGAAGCCGTCGCGGTTGCGCTCTTCGCTCTCGTCGAGGCCGAAGGGGCCGCAGGGCTCGTTCGGGTCGGGGCAGGCGCTGCCCGGGCCGCCCGCCGGCGGGGGGCTCCCGTCCGGCACGTCGTCGCTGTCGAAGCGGTAGTCGTCCCAGCTCAGCTCGGCGAACAGCCGCGAGTTGCCCCAGCGCCCGCCCCAGTCGTGGAAGAGCGCCGGCGTCAGCGAGTGCTCGAGCAGGTAGCCGTCGTAGCCGACCCAGGCGTAGCTGAAGTCGTACTGGAGCCGCGCGAGGGTGGCCTCGGCGAGCCGGCGGTCGACCCAGGCGGTGGCCGACGGATACTGGGTGTCG
The DNA window shown above is from Deltaproteobacteria bacterium and carries:
- a CDS encoding L,D-transpeptidase, which encodes MLRARPWRRMALALAAGAAAWTGACARPAPAPPPAPPAPEARAPIPLPCERIERIVVSKAARVLVAACAGGGELRLPVALARAPGPKRAKGDQRMPEGEYRIAGPARPSRFHRFLPIDYPAPADAERALAEARIDRAERDAIVAAHRAGRLPPQTTALGGHLGFHGEGKRWRGEGDLDWTEGCIALSDGDVERLERLAPPGTPVRIEP
- a CDS encoding Lpp/OprI family alanine-zipper lipoprotein, with amino-acid sequence MDRSTVRVALGAVVALALLGGCATRGSVRDLEQRVSTLEQRLDEVSATAERAVSGAEAAQAAAERAADRADDAARTSEAIFRKGVSK
- a CDS encoding L,D-transpeptidase family protein, with the translated sequence MSRPVLALLLPCTLALCAPLPPAPRPDLAKIPPLVGAPSSDLVEPGDTLLDVAYRHRLGFDRVARLNPEVHHWIPEPGTVVQLPTEHVLPDAPHEGLVVNVPEMQLYDYTAGPEPEVFAIAIGDQMDPSLVGAFRIGRKREHPTWTVPASIRAEKPELPAVVPPGPENPLGDHWMTIGSTSYGIHGTNNPWSIGREATHGCIRLYNDEVARLFARTRERTPLRLVYQTVKIGQRDGTIYVEAHPDLYGREPDALASAYQRLHALGLADSVDPLRVRRAVEEARGIPVAVGRL